In Hahella sp. KA22, one genomic interval encodes:
- a CDS encoding ABC transporter transmembrane domain-containing protein, with protein MKIFWELRGFFLRNWPPYLAAVIMLTLVALLLMLPPHLVGTLVDRIAQQTLDADYLMLTVSELLGLAVLIYIFRVLWRIFLFGASHKLAAETRQDLYRHWTTMSPQYFRKHTTGDLMAHATNDVEALQMTAGEGILAAFDGLLTGVIVLAVMMITLSWDLTLVALLPWPIMAIFMYQFGRSLHTGFSDAQASFGALTELSQEAISGIRTIKAYGQEDAMARQFAATAETATQAYMKVAATDAKYEPTIVLTIGASFLSAVTYGGWLIHQQTLTLGELTSFTMYLGYLIWPMFAFGWMLNIAERGSAAYDRIKRLLAEAPQIPDTGELTSLSDTSLQVAIDEFHYPDQEPMAGDAEQNRISIQAALQDIHFHLEAGKTLGITGPTGSGKTTLIKLLLRQYALPTGSVAWGGESVERYQQAAFRAHIAYVPQEPFLFSTTVQENLSLGRPEASREEVEKAAGLAALHEDIELFQNGYDTVVGERGVTLSGGQKQRLALSRALLIEAPVLILDDALSAVDTGTENRILQHLKKARRDTTTIIVSHRLSALRHADKILVLDQGHIREQGNHSELVAQAGWYSQIYELQQIEQDLDRVQPQDTVGQQE; from the coding sequence ATGAAAATATTCTGGGAATTGCGGGGATTTTTCCTGCGCAACTGGCCGCCCTATCTTGCGGCGGTGATTATGCTAACACTGGTGGCGCTGTTGCTGATGCTGCCGCCTCATTTGGTCGGAACGCTGGTGGACCGCATCGCGCAGCAGACGCTGGATGCGGATTACCTGATGCTGACAGTGAGCGAACTGCTGGGGCTGGCGGTGTTGATTTATATTTTCCGCGTGCTGTGGCGGATTTTCCTGTTCGGCGCGTCTCACAAACTGGCGGCGGAAACCCGGCAGGATTTGTACCGGCACTGGACCACCATGTCGCCGCAGTACTTCCGCAAACACACCACCGGCGACCTCATGGCCCACGCCACCAATGATGTCGAAGCCCTGCAGATGACCGCAGGCGAAGGCATTCTGGCCGCTTTCGACGGCCTGCTGACCGGCGTCATCGTGCTGGCGGTGATGATGATCACCCTGAGCTGGGACCTTACCCTGGTGGCGCTGCTGCCTTGGCCGATCATGGCGATCTTCATGTATCAGTTCGGCCGCAGCCTGCATACCGGGTTTTCGGATGCGCAAGCCTCCTTCGGCGCATTGACGGAGCTGAGCCAGGAAGCAATCTCCGGCATTCGCACCATCAAAGCCTATGGTCAGGAGGACGCCATGGCGCGCCAGTTCGCGGCAACTGCGGAAACCGCCACCCAGGCTTACATGAAAGTGGCCGCCACAGACGCCAAGTACGAACCCACCATCGTGCTGACCATCGGCGCGTCGTTCCTGTCCGCCGTCACCTATGGCGGCTGGCTGATTCACCAGCAAACGCTGACGTTGGGCGAGCTCACCAGCTTCACCATGTATCTGGGCTACCTGATCTGGCCCATGTTCGCGTTCGGCTGGATGCTGAATATCGCCGAGCGCGGCTCCGCCGCTTACGATCGCATCAAGCGTTTGCTGGCGGAGGCGCCGCAGATACCCGATACCGGCGAGCTGACATCCCTGTCGGACACGTCTCTGCAAGTGGCCATTGACGAATTTCATTACCCGGATCAGGAACCCATGGCGGGCGACGCAGAACAGAACAGGATTTCCATACAGGCGGCGCTGCAGGACATCCACTTTCATCTGGAGGCGGGAAAAACACTGGGAATCACCGGGCCAACCGGATCAGGCAAAACCACACTGATCAAGCTTCTCCTGCGTCAGTACGCGTTGCCGACAGGGTCAGTGGCCTGGGGCGGCGAATCTGTGGAGCGCTATCAACAGGCGGCGTTTCGCGCCCATATCGCCTACGTGCCGCAGGAGCCATTCCTGTTCTCCACCACAGTGCAGGAGAACCTGTCCCTGGGGCGTCCGGAAGCAAGCCGCGAAGAAGTCGAAAAAGCGGCGGGGCTCGCAGCCCTGCATGAGGATATCGAGTTGTTCCAAAACGGCTACGACACGGTTGTCGGCGAACGTGGCGTCACCTTGTCCGGCGGTCAGAAGCAACGCCTGGCGCTATCGCGGGCCCTGCTTATCGAAGCGCCCGTGCTGATCCTGGACGACGCCCTCTCCGCCGTAGATACCGGCACGGAAAACCGCATCCTGCAACACCTGAAAAAAGCGCGCCGCGACACCACAACCATCATCGTTTCGCATCGCCTGTCCGCTCTGCGTCACGCCGACAAGATTCTGGTGCTGGACCAGGGGCATATTCGAGAACAGGGCAATCACAGCGAACTGGTGGCGCAGGCCGGCTGGTACAGCCAGATTTATGAACTGCAGCAAATCGAGCAGGATCTGGACCGGGTTCAGCCGCAAGACACCGTCGGGCAACAAGAGTAA
- a CDS encoding ABC transporter ATP-binding protein, with translation MQWRVFKRLLAASASWKKLWMGGCAILLLATAMDVLGPYLIKHFIDDYLSHGRYLDSGSVQLFVFYVASLLVGSLAHYGAPLVFSRIALQVVEKLRKDVFHSVLSRPVSYFDKSATGALVSRLSNDTEAVKELFLNVIANFITNVVLVTGIFIMMAVLDFRLMLVCLALMPLVVGAMVMYQRLSTPMFQRVRALLSDINAQLHESLNGMPIIQLLNQQKRFNERFRSTVQEHFRWRVKNVKLDGLMLRALIDMFSMATLASIVYFFGAQSLQGAVEIGVLYAFISYLGRFVEPLIELTQRLNIMQQSLVAGQRVFELLDTEPERYDGVGQIKDGRITLRNVNFSYNGETQVLQDVSLDIPAGGMLGVVGRTGSGKSTLMQLLIRFYPVKQGEILIDDQPLNAISAASLRQDVCLVEQEPFLFQGSLADNLRLDRNYSEQEMIDALTKAGLQSMLQRLPQGLATPLGERGGRLSNGERHLVALARALLRKPKVLILDEATATVDSESEARVQQAVNRLHGEVTLIVIAHRLSTIRHADKIIVLHHGKLVEEGDHRQLMALEGLYQHLYSIQTAHLLAD, from the coding sequence ATGCAGTGGCGGGTGTTTAAACGGTTGTTAGCCGCCAGCGCGAGCTGGAAGAAATTATGGATGGGCGGCTGCGCCATTCTGTTGCTGGCCACAGCGATGGATGTCTTGGGGCCCTACCTGATCAAGCATTTCATTGACGATTATCTGTCGCATGGACGTTACCTGGATTCAGGCTCCGTGCAACTGTTCGTATTCTACGTGGCGTCATTGCTGGTGGGGTCTCTGGCGCACTACGGCGCGCCATTGGTGTTCAGTCGCATCGCCCTGCAAGTGGTGGAGAAGCTGCGCAAAGACGTGTTTCACAGCGTGCTGTCGCGTCCGGTGTCCTATTTCGACAAAAGCGCCACCGGCGCGCTGGTGTCACGCTTGAGCAACGACACTGAAGCCGTAAAAGAGCTATTCCTGAATGTAATCGCCAACTTCATCACCAACGTGGTGCTGGTCACCGGCATTTTCATCATGATGGCCGTACTCGATTTCCGCCTCATGCTGGTGTGTCTGGCGTTGATGCCATTAGTGGTGGGCGCCATGGTGATGTATCAGCGTCTCAGCACGCCCATGTTCCAGCGGGTGCGTGCGCTGCTCAGCGACATTAACGCGCAGTTGCACGAGTCCCTCAACGGCATGCCGATTATCCAACTGCTGAATCAGCAAAAGCGTTTCAACGAACGTTTTCGCAGCACAGTGCAGGAACATTTTCGCTGGCGGGTGAAGAATGTGAAGCTGGACGGTCTCATGCTGCGCGCCCTGATCGACATGTTCTCCATGGCGACTCTGGCCTCCATCGTGTACTTCTTTGGCGCCCAGTCTCTACAAGGCGCCGTGGAGATTGGCGTTTTGTACGCTTTCATCAGCTATCTGGGCCGCTTCGTCGAGCCACTGATCGAGCTGACCCAGCGCCTCAACATCATGCAGCAATCCCTGGTGGCCGGGCAGCGGGTATTTGAGCTGCTGGATACAGAGCCAGAGCGCTACGACGGCGTCGGCCAGATCAAGGACGGCCGCATCACCCTGCGCAACGTCAATTTTAGTTATAACGGGGAAACTCAGGTATTGCAGGACGTGTCTCTGGATATTCCCGCCGGCGGCATGCTGGGCGTGGTCGGACGCACCGGCAGCGGCAAAAGTACGCTGATGCAATTGCTGATTCGGTTTTATCCGGTCAAGCAGGGCGAAATCCTGATCGACGATCAGCCGCTTAACGCCATCTCCGCCGCCAGCCTGCGTCAGGATGTGTGTCTGGTGGAGCAGGAGCCCTTCCTGTTCCAGGGCTCACTGGCGGACAACCTGCGCCTGGATCGCAACTACAGCGAACAGGAAATGATCGACGCGCTGACCAAAGCCGGACTGCAAAGCATGCTGCAACGCCTGCCGCAGGGGCTGGCCACGCCTCTTGGCGAACGCGGCGGAAGGTTGTCCAACGGTGAGCGTCACTTGGTGGCGCTGGCGCGAGCGTTACTGCGCAAGCCCAAAGTACTGATTCTCGACGAGGCGACCGCCACGGTGGACAGCGAAAGTGAAGCGCGGGTGCAGCAGGCGGTTAACCGGCTGCACGGCGAGGTGACGCTGATAGTCATCGCGCACCGCCTGTCCACGATCCGACATGCCGACAAGATCATCGTCCTGCATCACGGCAAGCTGGTGGAAGAAGGCGACCATCGTCAACTGATGGCGCTGGAGGGGCTGTATCAGCACCTGTACAGCATTCAAACGGCGCACCTGCTCGCCGACTAA
- a CDS encoding CDP-archaeol synthase, with protein sequence MLELRVLLLLLIANGAPVFARFLMGDRGGLPIDFGVCFKDGRPLLGPAKTWRGLIAAVLICALVAPLLGFSIMTGCAVALLAMLGDLITSFCKRRINLTPSSRAPFLDQFLETVLPLAAYQQTLGLSLLQIGVIFVAFVVVNWGISPLLFRLGVRKKPY encoded by the coding sequence ATGCTTGAACTGAGAGTATTACTGCTCTTACTGATTGCTAATGGAGCCCCGGTGTTCGCCCGTTTTCTAATGGGCGATCGAGGCGGCCTTCCCATTGATTTCGGCGTCTGCTTCAAGGATGGCCGTCCCCTGCTCGGCCCCGCAAAAACCTGGCGTGGCCTCATCGCCGCGGTTCTTATCTGCGCTCTGGTTGCGCCATTGCTGGGCTTTTCCATTATGACCGGCTGCGCGGTCGCTCTGCTGGCGATGCTTGGCGACCTGATCACCAGTTTCTGTAAACGCCGCATCAATCTGACGCCCAGCAGTCGCGCGCCATTTCTGGATCAATTCCTGGAAACCGTATTGCCCCTGGCCGCCTATCAACAGACGCTGGGCCTGTCGTTGCTGCAAATCGGGGTTATCTTTGTCGCCTTTGTCGTGGTCAACTGGGGAATTTCGCCCCTGCTGTTTCGCCTCGGCGTGCGCAAGAAGCCCTATTAA
- a CDS encoding tetratricopeptide repeat protein, whose translation MSSGIALPFFDEIHQLAVDIVNASAEGDTKALWRNYQALRKLCENNEFSPRNHPFQWEALADFTCDLNQALKIYRKALRYANEKNLIDYSASITFAMANRLYDDGERDAARELLVEADKLAQSTNDLELRREISALLLACCE comes from the coding sequence ATGTCTTCTGGAATCGCCCTGCCTTTTTTCGATGAAATACACCAGTTGGCGGTGGATATCGTCAACGCCTCGGCGGAAGGCGACACCAAAGCGTTATGGCGCAATTATCAGGCGCTGCGGAAGCTGTGTGAAAACAACGAGTTCTCCCCACGCAATCATCCTTTTCAGTGGGAGGCGCTGGCGGATTTTACCTGTGACCTCAATCAGGCGCTAAAGATCTATCGCAAGGCGCTGCGATACGCCAACGAGAAAAACCTGATCGACTATTCCGCCTCCATAACTTTCGCCATGGCTAACCGGTTGTATGACGACGGCGAACGCGACGCCGCCCGCGAGCTGCTGGTGGAGGCCGACAAGCTGGCGCAGTCCACTAACGACCTGGAATTGAGAAGAGAAATCAGCGCGTTGCTGCTGGCATGCTGCGAGTAG
- a CDS encoding carbon-nitrogen hydrolase family protein, whose amino-acid sequence MTDRHVQFIKESMMQGDFKIAAAQFGPVRGDVEENTRRHLRLIAAAVEEGANVVIFPELSLTGYEPDLARELAFTDTDARLAPFQAAAREQGVTLMVGAPVQEGEGKPHIGLFVISPEAPVFHYSKMHLHPGEDQHFAPGADEKVFTLQGVALGLAICADTGVATHARNTAAAGAVAYLSSVLITAGGYAEDTAKLQDYAQTHGMCVIMSNFSGPSGGWEPIGKSAVWIPSGDLLAQGPQTGEALVIGVKTEAGWSGYVRTV is encoded by the coding sequence ATGACTGACAGGCACGTGCAATTTATCAAGGAATCTATGATGCAAGGCGATTTCAAAATAGCCGCGGCTCAGTTCGGCCCGGTGCGAGGGGATGTTGAGGAAAATACGCGGAGGCATTTGCGGTTGATAGCGGCGGCGGTCGAAGAAGGCGCCAATGTGGTCATTTTTCCTGAGCTTTCTCTGACGGGATATGAGCCGGACCTGGCGAGGGAGTTGGCGTTCACCGATACGGATGCTCGTCTGGCGCCGTTTCAAGCGGCGGCGCGAGAACAGGGCGTGACGCTGATGGTTGGCGCGCCGGTGCAGGAGGGGGAAGGCAAGCCTCACATCGGACTCTTTGTCATCAGCCCGGAAGCGCCGGTATTTCACTACAGCAAAATGCATTTACATCCCGGTGAGGATCAGCACTTTGCGCCAGGCGCCGACGAAAAGGTGTTTACGCTTCAGGGCGTTGCATTAGGGTTGGCTATCTGTGCGGATACCGGCGTCGCCACCCATGCCCGCAACACGGCCGCCGCCGGAGCCGTCGCGTATTTAAGCTCGGTATTGATTACCGCTGGCGGCTATGCCGAAGACACCGCCAAGTTACAGGACTACGCACAGACCCACGGCATGTGCGTCATCATGTCGAACTTCAGCGGGCCTTCCGGCGGCTGGGAGCCGATTGGCAAAAGCGCAGTATGGATCCCAAGCGGCGACCTGTTGGCCCAGGGACCGCAAACCGGCGAAGCCTTGGTTATCGGCGTCAAAACCGAAGCCGGCTGGTCCGGTTACGTCAGAACTGTCTGA
- a CDS encoding AzlD domain-containing protein, with protein MDIYILIALIAVCAFLPRYLPWVVWAGKPLPPKVENILRMTPAAVIAALVAPAVVFVEKEVSLGLLTHPYFLASVATFAIMLFTKRLILSSSLGVAVFVLLKMI; from the coding sequence ATGGATATTTATATTCTGATTGCATTGATCGCAGTGTGCGCGTTTCTTCCCCGTTATCTGCCCTGGGTGGTCTGGGCCGGGAAACCCTTGCCCCCCAAAGTGGAAAACATTCTGCGCATGACGCCGGCGGCGGTCATCGCTGCGCTTGTCGCCCCAGCGGTGGTTTTCGTGGAGAAAGAGGTGTCGTTGGGTCTGTTGACGCACCCCTATTTTTTAGCGTCAGTGGCCACATTTGCGATCATGTTGTTCACTAAACGGCTTATACTGTCCAGCTCGTTGGGCGTGGCCGTTTTTGTGCTTCTGAAAATGATATAA
- a CDS encoding AzlC family ABC transporter permease — translation MESVAAKPDDSSGQPLNSELRQKHFLDGVKAMSPFILSAIPMAMIAGALGVTSGLTGLQTLLLAMLANSGTIQFVVYMMLQESASWTVVLLTVLTLSLRMMIYSIVLRDKVNDISPGWKLVMGFGLIDALFFIFVEKFKDKDAPVTARQWFYLGGSFSIYGAWTIATVVGILVGSALLEWAGSGVDFPMTALFVAMLASCLVDRKAYCIVSVAGLTAILAHHAPYGLGTILGTVAGVAAGVLYGRWVPVKNAEVVVEEVKES, via the coding sequence ATGGAAAGTGTGGCCGCAAAACCGGATGACAGCTCCGGACAGCCATTAAACTCGGAGTTAAGACAAAAGCACTTCCTGGACGGCGTGAAAGCCATGTCCCCGTTTATTCTCTCCGCCATACCGATGGCGATGATAGCCGGGGCGTTGGGCGTCACCAGTGGGTTGACCGGTCTGCAGACGTTGCTGCTGGCCATGTTGGCGAACTCGGGAACCATTCAGTTTGTCGTCTACATGATGCTGCAGGAGTCTGCGAGCTGGACAGTGGTTCTGCTGACGGTGCTCACGTTGAGTCTGCGCATGATGATTTACAGCATCGTGCTGCGGGACAAAGTCAATGATATTTCCCCCGGGTGGAAACTGGTGATGGGGTTTGGCCTGATCGATGCGCTGTTCTTTATCTTTGTTGAAAAATTCAAAGATAAAGACGCGCCGGTGACGGCCCGCCAATGGTTTTATCTGGGCGGATCGTTCTCCATTTATGGCGCCTGGACGATCGCCACCGTGGTCGGCATTCTGGTCGGTTCCGCACTGCTTGAGTGGGCGGGTTCCGGCGTTGACTTCCCCATGACCGCTTTGTTTGTCGCCATGCTGGCGTCCTGCCTGGTGGATAGAAAAGCCTATTGCATCGTCTCGGTCGCAGGCCTGACGGCGATACTGGCGCATCATGCGCCATACGGATTGGGAACCATTCTGGGGACGGTCGCAGGCGTCGCCGCCGGCGTGTTGTACGGTCGATGGGTTCCGGTGAAAAACGCGGAAGTGGTTGTGGAAGAGGTTAAGGAAAGCTGA
- a CDS encoding acetyl-CoA carboxylase biotin carboxylase subunit family protein, with the protein MKLAILPLPFNLDVAQSILSQAGNCAHEFVFIDMQERIDRIPASWWPQNAKAVACSPSDVDAVIKLVEAEACTQVISTAEAGLTIAAKVRKHFGFAGHSEDVELFSIDKSLMRHTLVERGLSSVQSFRTTVAELAEALLSVDFPVVVKPVRLGGSICVQLLSSYPEVEGYLERVRSHPYGGDKTELTVESYIGGKEFSVEGQVFDGQVYYYGLTEKRTTDAPYFVETGHTFYTRHPHLETFAEYFQQVFEALSMRNCPFHVEFKVDGDKIEIIELHSRFGGDFITDLIHFSTGAEVFADQFNFLADKTVPAPIKTQERLVSIEFVMAQEGELQAFSFPAQFESSVNVLKQKQDASIGDKIKSSTGFYDRIGWMIFESDSPQSRDEHLKLFTPVVTVG; encoded by the coding sequence ATGAAACTGGCCATATTGCCATTGCCGTTTAATCTGGACGTTGCGCAGTCCATTCTCAGCCAAGCGGGAAACTGCGCGCACGAATTTGTGTTTATCGACATGCAGGAGCGGATTGATCGCATTCCCGCTTCCTGGTGGCCGCAAAACGCCAAAGCTGTGGCGTGCTCTCCCTCCGATGTGGACGCCGTGATCAAGCTGGTGGAGGCGGAAGCCTGCACTCAGGTCATTTCCACCGCTGAAGCCGGACTCACCATCGCCGCCAAAGTGCGCAAACACTTCGGCTTCGCCGGGCATAGTGAAGACGTGGAGCTGTTCAGCATTGATAAAAGTCTGATGCGCCACACCCTGGTGGAAAGAGGGTTGTCCTCGGTTCAGTCGTTCAGAACCACGGTCGCTGAATTGGCGGAAGCATTGCTTTCCGTCGACTTTCCGGTGGTGGTCAAGCCGGTGCGCCTGGGAGGAAGCATTTGCGTGCAACTGCTGTCTTCCTATCCGGAAGTGGAAGGTTATCTGGAGCGCGTTCGCAGCCATCCTTATGGCGGCGATAAAACCGAGCTTACCGTGGAAAGCTACATCGGCGGTAAAGAGTTCAGTGTGGAAGGGCAGGTCTTCGATGGTCAGGTTTACTATTACGGTTTGACGGAAAAGCGCACGACGGATGCCCCCTACTTTGTCGAAACCGGCCACACTTTCTACACCCGCCATCCCCACCTGGAAACCTTCGCGGAATATTTCCAGCAGGTGTTTGAGGCGCTGAGCATGCGCAATTGCCCCTTCCATGTTGAGTTCAAAGTGGACGGCGACAAGATAGAAATCATAGAGCTGCATTCGCGCTTCGGCGGCGACTTCATCACCGATCTGATCCATTTCAGCACTGGCGCGGAAGTATTTGCGGATCAGTTTAATTTCCTCGCGGATAAAACCGTTCCAGCGCCGATCAAGACCCAGGAGCGTCTGGTCAGCATTGAATTTGTGATGGCGCAGGAAGGCGAACTGCAGGCGTTTTCATTTCCAGCTCAATTCGAAAGCAGCGTGAACGTGCTTAAACAAAAGCAGGACGCCAGCATCGGCGACAAGATCAAGTCCAGCACGGGATTCTATGACCGTATCGGCTGGATGATCTTTGAATCCGACAGTCCGCAAAGCCGGGATGAGCACCTGAAGCTGTTCACCCCTGTCGTGACCGTAGGTTGA